Proteins from a single region of Burkholderiales bacterium:
- a CDS encoding efflux RND transporter periplasmic adaptor subunit, whose product MRAFAAALALAVAVPANGEGSLATLRVGEQSARQTVPAEAVVEAVRQATLASQVAGRIVDLPVKAGDAVRAGQVLARIDARAADAAVVASRSQLAEAQANYANAKRVHERNVALLAQKFVSQAAVDQSATALASAAAQVEAVRANLGSADVARDWTTIVAPYAGIVGATHAELGDMATPGKPIVTVFDPRELRAVATVPQVVLAKADLAASRVELPASGRMVTPVRATVVPLADARSHTTSVRFDLPPVDGVVPGQYARVRLAVGVATLLAVPESALVRRGEVTAVYVIDAKGTPRLRQVRVGSAVGEGEVEVLAGLAAGDTIAANPVAAGMRTKAP is encoded by the coding sequence ATGCGCGCGTTCGCGGCCGCCCTGGCGCTCGCCGTCGCGGTCCCCGCGAACGGCGAGGGTTCGCTCGCCACGCTTCGCGTCGGCGAGCAGTCGGCGCGCCAGACCGTGCCGGCCGAAGCCGTGGTCGAGGCCGTGCGCCAGGCCACGCTCGCCTCGCAGGTCGCCGGCCGTATCGTCGACCTGCCGGTGAAGGCGGGCGACGCGGTGCGCGCCGGGCAGGTACTCGCTCGCATCGACGCGCGCGCCGCGGACGCGGCCGTCGTGGCGAGCCGGTCGCAGCTCGCCGAAGCGCAGGCGAACTACGCCAACGCGAAGCGCGTCCACGAGCGCAACGTCGCGCTCCTCGCGCAGAAGTTCGTGAGCCAGGCGGCGGTCGACCAGTCCGCGACCGCGCTCGCGTCCGCCGCCGCGCAGGTGGAGGCGGTTCGGGCCAACCTCGGCTCGGCCGACGTCGCGCGCGACTGGACGACGATCGTCGCGCCCTACGCGGGAATCGTCGGCGCGACGCACGCGGAACTCGGCGACATGGCGACGCCGGGGAAACCGATCGTCACGGTGTTCGATCCGCGCGAACTGCGCGCCGTCGCCACCGTGCCGCAGGTGGTCCTCGCGAAAGCCGATCTCGCGGCGTCCCGCGTCGAGCTGCCGGCCTCGGGCAGGATGGTGACCCCGGTGCGCGCGACCGTCGTGCCGCTCGCCGACGCGAGAAGCCACACGACGAGCGTGCGGTTCGACCTGCCGCCGGTCGACGGTGTCGTGCCCGGCCAGTACGCGCGCGTGCGCCTGGCGGTCGGCGTCGCGACGCTCCTCGCCGTGCCCGAATCGGCGCTGGTGCGACGAGGCGAGGTGACGGCGGTCTACGTGATCGATGCGAAGGGCACGCCGCGGTTGCGCCAGGTGCGCGTCGGATCCGCCGTCGGCGAGGGCGAGGTCGAGGTGCTGGCGGGACTCGCCGCCGGGGACACGATCGCGGCGAATCCGGTCGCCGCGGGCATGCGCACGAAGGCGCCCTGA
- a CDS encoding DUF2892 domain-containing protein — MNVNMGNIDRVIRFVVGLAILSLVFVLEGNARWWGLVGLVPLLTSLAGRCPAYAIFGMSTCPMKK; from the coding sequence ATGAACGTGAACATGGGAAATATCGATCGTGTGATCCGGTTCGTGGTGGGACTTGCCATCCTGTCGCTGGTGTTCGTGCTGGAGGGCAACGCCCGCTGGTGGGGCCTCGTGGGTCTCGTGCCGCTCCTGACCTCGCTCGCCGGCCGCTGCCCGGCCTACGCGATCTTCGGCATGTCGACCTGCCCGATGAAGAAGTAG
- a CDS encoding transposase, with the protein MSEIKVVVGIDVAKASVEVVTLGGTGPAGEFGNDPEGHTELVAQVPAGALVVMEATGGYEAPLACALQAAGLAVAVVNPKRARDFAKGVGSGAKTDRIDARVLAEFGQMLRHKPDFQRYLKPPVDEQVQDLAAWVTRRRQLLGMLLSERQRLESSRPKVRPSIEAMIESIKRQLDQIDRQMQTHVAHHHEELDRLLRSTRGIGPVASATLIAGLPELGRLSGAEISALVGVAPMARDSGQKKGRRWIQGGRFEVRRVLYMATLTAIRSNPVIRVFYLRLVAAGKVKKVAIVACMHKLLRILNAMVRDHQPFQA; encoded by the coding sequence ATGTCCGAAATCAAGGTGGTGGTGGGGATCGATGTGGCGAAGGCGAGCGTCGAGGTGGTGACGCTGGGCGGTACGGGGCCGGCGGGGGAGTTCGGGAACGATCCGGAAGGGCACACGGAGCTGGTGGCGCAGGTGCCGGCGGGGGCGCTGGTGGTGATGGAGGCCACCGGAGGCTATGAAGCGCCGCTGGCGTGTGCGCTGCAGGCGGCGGGGCTGGCGGTGGCGGTGGTCAATCCGAAGCGGGCGCGGGACTTTGCCAAGGGGGTGGGCTCCGGGGCGAAGACGGACCGGATCGATGCGCGGGTGCTGGCCGAGTTCGGGCAGATGCTGAGGCACAAGCCGGACTTCCAACGCTACCTGAAACCGCCGGTGGACGAACAGGTGCAGGACTTGGCGGCTTGGGTGACGCGCCGGCGCCAGCTGCTGGGCATGTTGCTGTCCGAACGACAGCGCCTCGAGTCCTCGCGGCCCAAGGTGCGGCCGAGCATCGAGGCGATGATCGAGTCGATCAAACGCCAGCTCGACCAGATCGACCGGCAGATGCAGACCCATGTGGCGCACCACCACGAGGAACTCGACCGGTTACTTCGGTCGACCCGAGGCATCGGGCCGGTAGCCAGCGCGACGCTGATCGCTGGGTTGCCGGAACTGGGACGCTTGAGCGGGGCCGAGATCAGCGCGCTGGTGGGGGTCGCGCCGATGGCGCGAGACTCGGGGCAGAAGAAAGGACGCCGCTGGATCCAGGGGGGCCGCTTCGAGGTTCGCCGCGTGCTCTACATGGCCACGCTGACGGCGATCCGCAGCAATCCGGTGATCCGGGTTTTCTATCTACGCCTGGTGGCTGCCGGGAAGGTCAAGAAGGTCGCGATCGTGGCGTGCATGCACAAACTCCTGCGCATCCTTAACGCCATGGTTCGCGATCATCAGCCCTTCCAGGCTTGA